The Granulicella sibirica DNA segment GGTACACCTCTTCGTACTTGATCGTTCTCCATATCCGTTCCACGAAGACATTGTCGCGCCAGCATCCCTTCCCGTCCATGCTGATCTGGATCTCGTTCTTCCTGAGATGCTCCGTGAAGGCCTCGCTGGTAAATTGGCTCCCCTGATCGGTGTTGAAGATCTCCGGTTTGTCATGCTTCGACAGCGCCTCTTCAACAGCTTCGAGGCAGAACGAGACATCCATCGTGACCGACAGCTTCCAGCTCAGGATCTTGCGGCTAAACCAGTCCACCACGGCGGCGAGGTAGACGAAGCCACGCGCCATCGGAATATAACTGATATCCATGGCCCATGCCTGGTTGGGCCGCGTCACCGCCACTTCCCGCAGCAGATAGGGATAAATCCTTTGTCCTGGCGCGGGCTTTGACGTGTTCGGTCTGCGGTAGATGGCCTCGATACCCATCTTCTTCATCAGGGTTCCGATGTGCAGACGGCCCACGTCATGTCCCTGTTGACGCAGCAGATCGCGCAACATCCGGCTGCCCCCGAACGGGTAGTTCAGATGCAGCTCGTCCAGCTTTCGCATCAACAGCAGGTCTTTTTCAGAGACCGGACGCGGCGTGTAATACGCTGTGCCCCGGCCGATCCCCAGAATCTTCGCCTGACGCTTGATGGACAGCTTGTGCTCGCGGTCGATCATCTTCTTGCGCTCA contains these protein-coding regions:
- a CDS encoding IS3 family transposase (programmed frameshift); amino-acid sequence: MSRRPRRNHTAAFKAKVALTALKGEKTLLELAQQFDVHANQITQWKSQLLEGAAGVFGGDAKAEPAEAAVDVKTLHAKIGQLTLENDFLGRGAHEGRASERKKMIDREHKLSIKRQAKILGIGRGTAYYTPRPVSEKDLLLMRKLDELHLNYPFGGSRMLRDLLRQQGHDVGRLHIGTLMKKMGIEAIYRRPNTSKPAPGQRIYPYLLREVAVTRPNQAWAMDISYIPMARGFVYLAAVVDWFSRKILSWKLSVTMDVSFCLEAVEEALSKHDKPEIFNTDQGSQFTSEAFTEHLRKNEIQISMDGKGCWRDNVFVERIWRTIKYEEVYLRAYGSVQEARTSLGKYIVFYNQTRPHSSLKGKTPNQVHLNRLPETMAA